One region of Strigops habroptila isolate Jane chromosome 11, bStrHab1.2.pri, whole genome shotgun sequence genomic DNA includes:
- the POP5 gene encoding ribonuclease P/MRP protein subunit POP5: MVRFKNRYVLCEVVSEDPQCRQCIEDRAVGLAVRDAIGRVHGDFGLACCSISFTVKYLNAYTGTVLLRCRKDSYRLLCSALPFVRQLESRNQRYPCFLNTLHVGGTIRTCQKFLIEYNRRQLLMLLQNCTNEEERRCVQKSLLSCSLTEEQYLSGNEDDDDDGTETD; the protein is encoded by the exons ATGGTTCGGTTCAAGAACAG GTACGTGCTGTGCGAGGTGGTGTCGGAGGACCCGCAGTGCCGGCAGTGCATCGAGGACCGCGCGGTGGGCCTCGCCGTGAGGGACGCCATCGGGAGGGTGCACGGGGACTTCGGGCTGGCGTGCTGCTCCATCTCCTTCACAG TGAAGTACCTGAACGCCTACACCGGGACCGTGCTGCTGCGCTGCCGCAAGGACTCGTACCGGCTGCTCTGCTCCGCGCTCCCCTTCGTGAGGCAGCTGGAGAGCCGGAACCAGCGCTACCCCTGCTTCCTCAACACGCTGCACGTCGGAG GTACCATAAGAACATGTCAGAAATTCCTAATTGAGTATAACAGGAGACAGCTGCTGATGTTGCTGCAAAACTGTACAAATGAAG AGGAAAGACGGTGTGTACAGAAGTCCCTGTTGAGCTGTTCCCTTACAGAAGAGCAGTATCTAAGTGgaaatgaagatgatgatgatgatggcaCAGAGACAGACTGA